Proteins found in one Trichoplusia ni isolate ovarian cell line Hi5 chromosome 14, tn1, whole genome shotgun sequence genomic segment:
- the LOC113500435 gene encoding uncharacterized protein LOC113500435 isoform X2, with translation MLERLVCNFAPKGNIHGKPIYSIGYAGTQCSNVMVPDDIYKGLCNYEDHHLLKTLTTQNRTMNSLLRILNLSNNSAKNEIDPLGNNLKQILVNSSSNNEHRNQKTRHIYLNNSYGPIRRMMPLQKHNTWKSVVNMTRNDDDYHYQHERGHSHLYHGHNLPQTYSYPITSESNYHSNQDFRRYDYTTQTVTLVSNSNYRKFYQQAQCTRKWPQIESNSCCGSNQCEKGHDNCWQQTTCPTPCPEQFTNPVLDLCSCTVQTCPTTCPSTCTTSCNCNMHCQYSSPMCPTTTNCLTTSCREMHCNDCRKSGSFQNYDMFPNVVLRSGNKRVLEIISTKKEPSLFDSSKITHSHQRIYEGSDELQRDETDMSKYNFQDRDYLYRSFDRRLRKRRQLDDQMTLVPFWQLEKSNYKNPSLLKSMRYTTLSNKNNRNTKRNTALAKWLSSTEPITLNKADYEDDEGDVTEKYLSFNELMHLRKINDRYAVYDFRRDDSAKTTKKKSSTNKTTKATKASTNKTTKTTKSNKTVKVTTEKTTKATVPKTNATTTTATADADGETKTTTAKTTKTTTQQETIIYTLNPPFSRLRYCTRKLTCTWTAYTANSPDNEGNIVGPIDVGSRTPPGYVEGCTRTSTCTRINMDRNKVFTVPTGDGATYPGEKGPGDFSTGTGIGDDDDGDYCERRSLNVQRRNSDNKENLPYELNNQVCTDLTTRSGKIQNELDITPADVTTDVSDVHDCVCVENNSRQKRQVTSDTRKFMVPGDMHCRNSKKSFSYGELYYMILNSIYGSKRVNQYHHNECPCNYSPTSRSITPLFLLVYFITIFNVCIYDIL, from the exons ATGCTGGAAAGGCTCGTTTGCAACTTTGCTCCAAAGGGAAACATACATGGAAAACCCATTTATTCAATTGGATATGCTGGAACGCAATGTTCAAATGTAATGGTACCAGATGATATATACAAAGGACTGTGTAATTACGAAGACCAtcatttgt TGAAAACGTTAACTACACAAAACCGAACGATGAACAGCTTACTGAGAATCCTTAATTTATCCAACAATTCCGCAAAGAATGAAATAGACCCCCTCGgaaataacttaaaacaaatacttgtaaATAGTAGTTCTAACAACGAACACAGAAATCAAAAAACAAGACatatatatctaaataattcatacg GTCCTATAAGACGTATGATGCCACTTCAGAAGCATAATACCTGGAAAAGTGTCGTCAATATGACGAGAAATGATGATGACTACCATTACCAACATGAACGTGGTCATTCCCACCTGTATCATGGACACAACCTACCCCAGACTTATAGCTATCCAATCACTAGCGAAAGTAATTACCATAGCAACCAAGATTTCCGAAGATATGATTACACTACACAGACAGTCACTTTAGTATCAAACAGTAATTACagaaaattttatcaacaagCACAATGCACCCGTAAATGGCCACAAATTGAAAGTAATAGTTGTTGTGGAAGCAACCAATGTGAAAAAGGGCATGATAATTGTTGGCAGCAAACTACTTGTCCAACACCTTGTCCAGAACAGTTCACCAATCCGGTTCTTGATTTATGTTCATGCACTGTTCAAACTTGTCCAACAACTTGTCCTAGTACATGTACAACCAGTTGTAATTGTAATATGCACTGCCAGTACTCAAGTCCAATGTGCCCAACAACAACAAATTGTTTAACTACATCATGTCGAGAAATGCATTGTAACGATTGTAGAAAATCCGGTTCATTTCAAAATTACGACATGTTTCCAAATGTAGTGCTAAGGAGTGGTAACAAAAGAGTACTAGaaattatttctacaaaaaaagaGCCATCATTATTTGATAGTTCCAAAATAACTCATTCACACCAAAGAATTTATGAAGGATCTGACGAATTGCAAAGAGATGAAACTGATATGTCAAAATACAATTTCCAAGACCGGGATTATTTATACCGGTCCTTTGATAGGAGACTAAGAAAAAGACGGCAACTCGACGATCAAATGACACTTGTACCGTTTTGGCAAttagaaaaaagtaattataaaaatccaTCTCTGTTAAAAAGTATGCGATATACAAcactatcaaataaaaataacagaaacaCAAAACGAAACACGGCCCTAGCGAAATGGTTATCCAGCACTGAGCCTATAACTCTGAATAAAGCAGATTATGAAGATGACGAAGGGGATGTTACTGAAAAATACTTAtcttttaatgaattaatgCATCTACGAAAAATCAATGACCGATACGCAGTTTACGATTTCAGGCGTGATGACAGTGCGAAAACAACTAAGAAGAAATCATCAACCAACAAAACTACTAAAGCTACTAAAGCTTCAACCAACAAAACAACTAAAACTACTAAATCGAACAAGACTGTAAAAGTAACCACTGAAAAGACTACAAAAGCCACCGTGCCAAAAACAAACGCTACTACTACTACTGCAACAGCTGATGCAGATGGTGAGACTAAAACTACTACAGCTAAAACTACAAAGACAACCACGCAACAAGAAACGATAATTTACACACTAAATCCTCCATTTTCACGACTGCGGTATTGCACAAGAAAATTAACATGCACGTGGACGGCATATACGGCTAACAGTCCTGACAATGAAGGAAACATTGTGGGGCCAATTGATGTCGGTTCCCGAACTCCACCGGGCTATGTTGAGGGATGTACTCGAACTTCCACTTGTACTCGAATAAACATGGACCGAAACAAGGTATTCACCGTGCCAACTGGCGACGGTGCAACTTACCCTGGCGAGAAGGGCCCAGGTGACTTTAGCACCGGAACAGGTATAGGAGACGATGATGACGGGGATTATTGCGAACGTCGTTCCCTTAATGTACAAAGACGGAATTCTGATAACAAGGAAAATTTACCAtatgaattaaataatcaaGTCTGCACGGATTTAACAACAAGAAGCggtaaaattcaaaatgaactTGATATTACTCCTGCTGACGTTACTACAGATGTCAGTGACGTACACGATTGTGTTTGTGTTGAAAATAATTCTAGACAAAAACGACAAGTAACTTCTGATACTAGGAAGTTTATGGTACCTGGTGATATGCACTGTAGAAACTCAAAAAAGTCCTTCTCATACGGCGAACTTTACTACATGAtcttaaatagtatttatggATCAAAAAGAGTGAATCAATACCACCATAATGAATGTCCCTGTAACTACTCACCCACTAGTCGTTCCATAACACCTCTATTTTtgttagtatattttattaccatattcaatgtatgtatttatgatattttgtag
- the LOC113500435 gene encoding uncharacterized protein LOC113500435 isoform X1, which yields MIFVKFILLIGCINRLCVSQTNYCEICLNHTLCRYNTPGPSLSCKSYDNTALLRNHDVTELVNKINERRNFVALGYSKILPQAANMKKIHWSSELALFAQRWVDQCVPSIHPEQEDLCRDFENTKVGQVISSVVDPSSKINVKSFVEMWFIQILNYSGSVTYYNQSQDHRTSYFTQLIWADTEAVGCGKAKFYVDEKKSMLERLVCNFAPKGNIHGKPIYSIGYAGTQCSNVMVPDDIYKGLCNYEDHHLLKTLTTQNRTMNSLLRILNLSNNSAKNEIDPLGNNLKQILVNSSSNNEHRNQKTRHIYLNNSYGPIRRMMPLQKHNTWKSVVNMTRNDDDYHYQHERGHSHLYHGHNLPQTYSYPITSESNYHSNQDFRRYDYTTQTVTLVSNSNYRKFYQQAQCTRKWPQIESNSCCGSNQCEKGHDNCWQQTTCPTPCPEQFTNPVLDLCSCTVQTCPTTCPSTCTTSCNCNMHCQYSSPMCPTTTNCLTTSCREMHCNDCRKSGSFQNYDMFPNVVLRSGNKRVLEIISTKKEPSLFDSSKITHSHQRIYEGSDELQRDETDMSKYNFQDRDYLYRSFDRRLRKRRQLDDQMTLVPFWQLEKSNYKNPSLLKSMRYTTLSNKNNRNTKRNTALAKWLSSTEPITLNKADYEDDEGDVTEKYLSFNELMHLRKINDRYAVYDFRRDDSAKTTKKKSSTNKTTKATKASTNKTTKTTKSNKTVKVTTEKTTKATVPKTNATTTTATADADGETKTTTAKTTKTTTQQETIIYTLNPPFSRLRYCTRKLTCTWTAYTANSPDNEGNIVGPIDVGSRTPPGYVEGCTRTSTCTRINMDRNKVFTVPTGDGATYPGEKGPGDFSTGTGIGDDDDGDYCERRSLNVQRRNSDNKENLPYELNNQVCTDLTTRSGKIQNELDITPADVTTDVSDVHDCVCVENNSRQKRQVTSDTRKFMVPGDMHCRNSKKSFSYGELYYMILNSIYGSKRVNQYHHNECPCNYSPTSRSITPLFLLVYFITIFNVCIYDIL from the exons atgatatttgttaaatttattttactgattGGTTGTATCAATCGACTTTGTGTGAGCCAAACAAATTATTGCGAAATATGCCTGAACCACACTCTTTGCAGATACAAT ACACCTGGACCAAGTCTGTCGTGCAAATCTTACGACAACACAGCACTTCTAAGAAATCATGACGTCACCgaacttgtaaataaaataaacgaaagaaGGAACTTTGTGGCTTTAGGTTACTCTAAAATACTTCCACAAGCTGCTAAcatgaaaaaaatt CACTGGTCTTCTGAACTAGCATTATTTGCTCAGCGCTGGGTGGACCAATGTGTACCTTCAATACACCCAGAACAAGAGGACCTTTGCAGAGACTTCG aaaataccAAAGTAGGTCAAGTAATAAGTAGCGTGGTCGACCCATCGTCGAAAATTAACGTGAAGAGCTTCGTGGAAATGTGGTTTATACAAATACTGAACTACTCAGGCAGTGTCACCTATTATAATCA ATCCCAAGATCACAGAACAAGTTACTTTACGCAGCTAATATGGGCTGATACTGAAGCTGTTGGATGTGGAAAAGCTAAATTCTAC GTAGATGAAAAAAAATCGATGCTGGAAAGGCTCGTTTGCAACTTTGCTCCAAAGGGAAACATACATGGAAAACCCATTTATTCAATTGGATATGCTGGAACGCAATGTTCAAATGTAATGGTACCAGATGATATATACAAAGGACTGTGTAATTACGAAGACCAtcatttgt TGAAAACGTTAACTACACAAAACCGAACGATGAACAGCTTACTGAGAATCCTTAATTTATCCAACAATTCCGCAAAGAATGAAATAGACCCCCTCGgaaataacttaaaacaaatacttgtaaATAGTAGTTCTAACAACGAACACAGAAATCAAAAAACAAGACatatatatctaaataattcatacg GTCCTATAAGACGTATGATGCCACTTCAGAAGCATAATACCTGGAAAAGTGTCGTCAATATGACGAGAAATGATGATGACTACCATTACCAACATGAACGTGGTCATTCCCACCTGTATCATGGACACAACCTACCCCAGACTTATAGCTATCCAATCACTAGCGAAAGTAATTACCATAGCAACCAAGATTTCCGAAGATATGATTACACTACACAGACAGTCACTTTAGTATCAAACAGTAATTACagaaaattttatcaacaagCACAATGCACCCGTAAATGGCCACAAATTGAAAGTAATAGTTGTTGTGGAAGCAACCAATGTGAAAAAGGGCATGATAATTGTTGGCAGCAAACTACTTGTCCAACACCTTGTCCAGAACAGTTCACCAATCCGGTTCTTGATTTATGTTCATGCACTGTTCAAACTTGTCCAACAACTTGTCCTAGTACATGTACAACCAGTTGTAATTGTAATATGCACTGCCAGTACTCAAGTCCAATGTGCCCAACAACAACAAATTGTTTAACTACATCATGTCGAGAAATGCATTGTAACGATTGTAGAAAATCCGGTTCATTTCAAAATTACGACATGTTTCCAAATGTAGTGCTAAGGAGTGGTAACAAAAGAGTACTAGaaattatttctacaaaaaaagaGCCATCATTATTTGATAGTTCCAAAATAACTCATTCACACCAAAGAATTTATGAAGGATCTGACGAATTGCAAAGAGATGAAACTGATATGTCAAAATACAATTTCCAAGACCGGGATTATTTATACCGGTCCTTTGATAGGAGACTAAGAAAAAGACGGCAACTCGACGATCAAATGACACTTGTACCGTTTTGGCAAttagaaaaaagtaattataaaaatccaTCTCTGTTAAAAAGTATGCGATATACAAcactatcaaataaaaataacagaaacaCAAAACGAAACACGGCCCTAGCGAAATGGTTATCCAGCACTGAGCCTATAACTCTGAATAAAGCAGATTATGAAGATGACGAAGGGGATGTTACTGAAAAATACTTAtcttttaatgaattaatgCATCTACGAAAAATCAATGACCGATACGCAGTTTACGATTTCAGGCGTGATGACAGTGCGAAAACAACTAAGAAGAAATCATCAACCAACAAAACTACTAAAGCTACTAAAGCTTCAACCAACAAAACAACTAAAACTACTAAATCGAACAAGACTGTAAAAGTAACCACTGAAAAGACTACAAAAGCCACCGTGCCAAAAACAAACGCTACTACTACTACTGCAACAGCTGATGCAGATGGTGAGACTAAAACTACTACAGCTAAAACTACAAAGACAACCACGCAACAAGAAACGATAATTTACACACTAAATCCTCCATTTTCACGACTGCGGTATTGCACAAGAAAATTAACATGCACGTGGACGGCATATACGGCTAACAGTCCTGACAATGAAGGAAACATTGTGGGGCCAATTGATGTCGGTTCCCGAACTCCACCGGGCTATGTTGAGGGATGTACTCGAACTTCCACTTGTACTCGAATAAACATGGACCGAAACAAGGTATTCACCGTGCCAACTGGCGACGGTGCAACTTACCCTGGCGAGAAGGGCCCAGGTGACTTTAGCACCGGAACAGGTATAGGAGACGATGATGACGGGGATTATTGCGAACGTCGTTCCCTTAATGTACAAAGACGGAATTCTGATAACAAGGAAAATTTACCAtatgaattaaataatcaaGTCTGCACGGATTTAACAACAAGAAGCggtaaaattcaaaatgaactTGATATTACTCCTGCTGACGTTACTACAGATGTCAGTGACGTACACGATTGTGTTTGTGTTGAAAATAATTCTAGACAAAAACGACAAGTAACTTCTGATACTAGGAAGTTTATGGTACCTGGTGATATGCACTGTAGAAACTCAAAAAAGTCCTTCTCATACGGCGAACTTTACTACATGAtcttaaatagtatttatggATCAAAAAGAGTGAATCAATACCACCATAATGAATGTCCCTGTAACTACTCACCCACTAGTCGTTCCATAACACCTCTATTTTtgttagtatattttattaccatattcaatgtatgtatttatgatattttgtag
- the LOC113500438 gene encoding uncharacterized protein LOC113500438 produces the protein MFFVLHILLLIIYVSEANNFDRKEDSGDVISDVKQNDSRVIFQDFGKELLKSSHKPSLNRLNQSVTTSLDTLDKKAEEIVPKKRHIHDKDFDYDQISLFKSPKLKNIKDGMSSPSLNFDPKWPIVKLLSETDNIEENPSYIEDFDSIHQPFYHTENRSSTIEITKSAPKDDFNDVENKSNLSPGLKNLSARALPSDARRQCGCMGKETAPHICTPPPTMFTECTRNAVSLTMMPFYMPYQSFLFTFQPMPSVIITTSTTATTTRPCATVPRTISFPQNIPCGFPMGIPMGIPAPPPIAIPAVPPMALPAAPPMGYPIGFPPPPPMGNQPSMGVLPPMGIQPPMGYQMGVPPGSPNFQYTPNSFEKPKKPKRPQHKEEYDYDEEGKLLYIYNDNRDTDEKERKLKDEKRKDDIVINIDYEDKLNDKIKWNSLFFNKKPDKFVKEVIDDLDAQGDTLGKKCFCLSFAPKTGLFVSVFYLLCCCLFILINQI, from the exons atgttttttgtattgCATATTTTACTGCTTATCATTTATGTTTCCGAGGCAAATAATTTCGACAGAAAAGAGGACAGTGGAGACGTTATTTCGGACGTAAAACAAAATGACAGTCGTGTAATCTTTCAAG ATTTTGGTAAAGAGCTACTAAAAAGTTCACATAAACCATCATTGAATAGGCTAAATCAAAGCGTAACGACAAGCTTGGACACATTAGACAAGAAAGCTGAAGAAATCGTACCAAAAAAACGTCACATACATGACAAAGACTTTGACTACGATCAAATATCACTATTTAAATCTCCAAAACTAAAGAATATTAAAGATGGCATGTCGTCTCCTTCACTGAACTTCGATCCCAAATGGCCAATCGTAAAACTTTTGTCGGAAACGGATAACATCGAAGAAAATCCAAGTTACATAGAAGATTTTGACAGCATCCATCAGCCATTTTACCATACCGAAAATCGGTCTAGCACCATAGAAATAACTAAATCTGCACCAAAGGATGATTTCAATgatgttgaaaataaatctaatttgtCACCAGGTTTGAAAAACTTATCTGCTCGTGCTTTACCATCGGATGCACGTAGACAATGTGGTTGTATGGGCAAAGAAACCGCTCCACATATATGTACACCTCCACCTACCATGTTTACGGAGTGTACGAGAAATGCAGTGTCGCTTACAATGATGCCATTTTATATGCCGTACcagtcttttttatttacttttcaaccGATGCCTTCAGTTATAATAACAACATCAACAACAGCAACTACCACAAGACCCTGTGCAACTGTCCCGAGAACAATCAGTTTCCCACAAAATATTCCATGTGGTTTTCCGATGGGTATTCCAATGGGCATTCCAGCTCCTCCACCAATTGCCATTCCAGCAGTGCCTCCGATGGCGTTACCAGCAGCTCCTCCAATGGGCTATCCTATAGGATTTCCTCCACCTCCTCCTATGGGAAATCAGCCATCTATGGGGGTTCTGCCACCTATGGGGATTCAGCCACCAATGGGATATCAAATGGGTGTACCACCAGGATCCCCGAATTTTCAATATACTCCAAACAGTTTCGAAAAGCCGAAAAAACCCAAACGGCCACAACATAAGGAAGAATATGACTATGATGAGGAAGGAAAATTGTTGTACATTTACAACGACAATCGTGACACagatgaaaaagaaagaaaattgaaaGACGAAAAGCGTAAAGACGATATcgtaattaatattgattatgAAGATAAACTCAATGATAAAATCAAATGGAACTCACTATTTTTCAACAAGAAACCAGATAAATTCGTTAAAGAAGTTATTGATGATTTGGACGCACAAGGAGATACGCTCggtaaaaagtgtttttgtttatcatttgcACCTAAGACTGGTCTCTTTgttagtgttttttatttactgtgctgttgtttatttattttaataaatcaaatatga